In the Deltaproteobacteria bacterium genome, AGTCAGGTTCGAGAGGGTCAGTTACAGTTGAAATTCTCGAGTGCCAAGGCTTAATGCTTTCAGTTTTTTTCTCCTCGGAAGGATGGTTCGAGCAGTGGCCGAGGGCCCCTTTTCTGAAGTGACCGGCGGGAACGTTAGCGAGGAGAACATCCCGAGTCCCTGTCTGAGGCGGCGAATCCTATACATACAATAGTGGTATGGAGGACTATATGACGTTACTTCATGGTTTTGAAAAGATCCGCGAGCGGGATATCCCGGAATTGAAAACGCGGGCTGAGTTTTACCGGCACCATAAGACGGGTGCGGAGTTGCTCTCCCTTGTAAACGATGATGAAAACAAGGTCTTCGGCATCACCTTCCGCACCCCGCCTCCGGACTCCACAGGCTTACCCCACATCCTGGAGCATTCCGTTCTCTGCGGTTCCCGGAAATACCCTGTAAAAGAACCCTTTGTGGAGCTTCTCAAGGGGTCTCTTCAGACCTTCCTAAACGCCTTCACCTATCCGGACAAGACCTGCTATCCCGTGGCCAGCCAGAACGAGAAGGATTTTTACAACCTATGCGATATCTACCTTGACGCCGTATTCCACCCCAGGCTCACCCCCTACGTCTTTTACCAGGAGGGCTGGCATTACGAAATCGACCGGGACGGAGCTTCCCTCATGTACAAAGGGGTGGTCTTGAATGAAATGAAAGGTGCTTACTCCTCCCCTGATTCCCTTCTGGCCGAGTATTCCCAGCAATCCCTCTTCCCTGACACCCCTTACGGCCTGGATTCCGGAGGGGACCCGAAGGAGATTCCGACCCTCACCTTCGAAAAATTCAAATCCTTTCATGAGAAGTACTATCATCCGTCCAACGCCCTGATCTATTTTTACGGCAACGACGACCCGGCCAAGCGCTTGGCCTTGGTCGAGGATTACCTCAAGGACTTCCAGAAGATCGACATGTCCGTCGAGATTCCCCTCCAGCCGCCCTTTGAGAAACCCAGGCGCCTGATCCGACCCTTTGCCGCCGGAAACGGAGAGGAGTCCTCCAAGGGAATGGTCACCATGAACTGGGGGCTGGCGGAGTCTCCTCGAAGCGAGCTGAATCTTGCCTTTCACGTGCTGGCCTACATCTTTCTGGGCATGCCGGGTTCCCCCCTGAGAAAGGCCCTGATGGACTCAAACCTGGGAGAAGACGTGGCCGGTGTGGGACTGGCGAGTGAATTGCGGCAGATGTATTTCTCCGTAGGGCTCAAAGGGATCGACCCCAAAAATGCGGACAGGGTGGAAGAACTCATCCTCGGCACCCTGGAAGATCTCGCTCGGAGAGGGATCGATCCCAAGACCATCGAAGCAGCCATGAACACCACGGAGTTCGCCTTGAGGGAGAACAACACCGGCAACTACCCGAGGGGCCTGGTGATCATGCTCCGTGCCCTCGGCAGTTGGCTCTATGGAGAAGACCCCCTGGCCCTGGTGGCCTTCGAAGCCCCCCTGGAGGCCGTCAAGTCCGCCGTTAAGGAGGACGGACGTTACTTCGAGAAACTGATCGAGAACTACTTCCTGGAAAACCCGCACCGGACCACTCTCCTGCTCGTGCCTGACCCCGAGATGGGTCCCCGGGAGGAAAAGGCCGAAACAAAGCGCCTGGCCGATGCCCGCTCGGCCATGGACCCCGGCGAACTGGAGGAGATCGCCCGCCTGGCTCAAGAACTCAAGGAGATCCAGGAGACCCCTGATCCTCCGGAGGCCCTGGCCACGATCCCTTGTCTGAAACTGGAAGACCTGGATCGGGAGAACCGCCGGATCCCCCTCGCCCTCTCTTCAAGGGACGGGGTCCCTATTCTTTTCCATGACCTCTTTACCAACGGAATCGCCT is a window encoding:
- a CDS encoding insulinase family protein, giving the protein MTLLHGFEKIRERDIPELKTRAEFYRHHKTGAELLSLVNDDENKVFGITFRTPPPDSTGLPHILEHSVLCGSRKYPVKEPFVELLKGSLQTFLNAFTYPDKTCYPVASQNEKDFYNLCDIYLDAVFHPRLTPYVFYQEGWHYEIDRDGASLMYKGVVLNEMKGAYSSPDSLLAEYSQQSLFPDTPYGLDSGGDPKEIPTLTFEKFKSFHEKYYHPSNALIYFYGNDDPAKRLALVEDYLKDFQKIDMSVEIPLQPPFEKPRRLIRPFAAGNGEESSKGMVTMNWGLAESPRSELNLAFHVLAYIFLGMPGSPLRKALMDSNLGEDVAGVGLASELRQMYFSVGLKGIDPKNADRVEELILGTLEDLARRGIDPKTIEAAMNTTEFALRENNTGNYPRGLVIMLRALGSWLYGEDPLALVAFEAPLEAVKSAVKEDGRYFEKLIENYFLENPHRTTLLLVPDPEMGPREEKAETKRLADARSAMDPGELEEIARLAQELKEIQETPDPPEALATIPCLKLEDLDRENRRIPLALSSRDGVPILFHDLFTNGIAYLEIGFNLHALPRKYLPYVHLFGRALLELGTEAEDYVSLGQRISRKTGGIHPSYFTSVTKESRGAGAAWMFLRGKAMMRQTGDLLDILRDVLLTVKLDNRERFRQMVLESKARLEQGLVPGGHQVVNRRLRSRFNDADWASEQMAGLANLFFLRKLAGTLERDWDTVLLDLEDMRRRLINRKAMIVNVTLDEDNWSRLEPKVGEFLDRFPSNPFQEETWHPEPSGEFEGLTIPAQVNYVGKAGDVYSMGYRFHGSAHVICRYLRNSWLWDRIRVQGGAYGAFCLFDRLSGVLSFVSYRDPNLSRTLEAFNESTRFLKEISLSKEELTKAIIGTIGDMDHYQLPDAKGYSSLLRHLSGETEEDRQRMREEVLDTTETDFKRFGEVLEGLRDHGHITVLGSETAIREASKQEGLSFKIVKVL